One window of the Branchiostoma lanceolatum isolate klBraLanc5 chromosome 3, klBraLanc5.hap2, whole genome shotgun sequence genome contains the following:
- the LOC136429769 gene encoding peroxisomal membrane protein PEX16-like produces the protein MAAEREGNFLLGLPSKLSPDVAKEKLLELFERYRKFVSSNPDVTSQLESSFRVVSYFIAGRFQNSSELAELVYSASNLIVLLNDGILRKAAKLRTAVSLSQKRIMTLLTVLEYVEVFAEIGAARLWGELGRWIVIAAIQLAKVALRALLLFKYQSGIVRTPPITPLDRDADLPDAFLKSCKDKRSKSAEALEMEDLDQVFVQKAEEQGRSPQVTFMGTRSGRTVRSLTATPPLSLRDWRLPGTKTDAPTGKTKTVSSLELQNLPPTPLGGHRLAGEALHVFRPLVYLSSLAVCGRSSWKPWLLSFLTDVSSLALMGDTKDLNLLEKAELKRRSLMLLFYILRSPFYDKYAQAKIILFLRLLASTVPGVGLIIEPLIGYLPNWQRTYFYNWGT, from the exons ATGGCCGCCGAGCGGGAAGGGAATTTTTTGCTCGGCCTTCCGAGTAAACTTTCCCCCGACGTGGCCAAAGAAAAGCTCCTAGAGCTGTTCGAGCGGTACAGAAAGTTCGTCAGCAGCAACCCTGACGTCACGAGCCAGCTGGAGTCGTCGTTCCGCGTCGTCTCCTACTTCATCGCAG GACGGTTCCAAAACTCCTCTGAGTTAGCTGAACTGG TGTACTCTGCCTCTAACCTGATTGTACTGTTGAATGATGGGATACTGCGGAAGGCTGCCAAGCTCAGGACCGCCGTG TCTCTGTCGCAGAAGCGCATCatgacgttactgacagtgcTGGAGTATGTCGAGGTGTTTGCTGAGATCGGTGCGGCTAGACTGTGGGGAGAGTTGGGCAGGTGGATCGTCATAGCAGCCATTCAGCTCGCCAA GGTAGCCCTGCGAGCGCTGCTCCTGTTTAAGTACCAGTCCGGGATCGTGCGCACCCCTCCCATCACTCCCCTGGACAGGGACGCAGACCTGCCGGATGCCTTCCTCAAGAGCTGCAAGGACAAG AGATCAAAGTCAGCGGAAGCTCTGGAGATGGAGGATCTGGACCAGGTGTTTGTGCAGAAGGCTGAGGAGCAGGGCAGGTCACCTCAGGTCACGTTCATGGGCACACGCTCCGGCAGGACGGTCAGGAGTCTCACCGCAA CTCCTCCCCTCTCCCTGAGAGACTGGAGGCTCCCCGGAACAAAGACAGACGCACCCACGGGCAAGACAAAGACCGTCTCCTCCCTGGAGCTGCAGAacctgccccccacccccctgggGGGACACCGGCTGGCAGGGGAGGCGCTGCACGTGTTCCGCCCCCTGGTGTACCTGTCTTCCCTCGCCGTGTGCGGGCGGTCGTCGTGGAAACCCTGGCTGTTGTCCTTCCTGACAGACGTCTCTAG CCTGGCCCTGATGGGAGACACCAAGGACCTGAACCTGCTGGAGAAAGCTGAGCTGAAGAGGCGGTCCCTCATGCTTCTCTTTTACATCCTCCGGTCACCCTTCTACGACAAATATGCACA GGCTAAGATCATCCTTTTCCTGAGACTCCTGGCCAGCACAGTGCCTGGGGTGGGACTCATTATTG AGCCGCTGATCGGTTACCTTCCCAACTGGCAGAGGACATATTTCTACAACTGGGGAACGTAA
- the LOC136429779 gene encoding kelch repeat and BTB domain-containing protein 8-like: MAANTTRRHRSRYRLSTIQLHYLGNQSTGKCNVINMAAADQEPHASAVRPRSYHDKGHLHGFLGAVDDLQKAGVLQDVILEVEGRRFPCHRLVLSAASPYFRAMFTSDMAESRQKTVVLQGLDAGMFGEILSYIYSGTLHVSLDKVQLLYQAADLLQLDYVRDTCSSYMATNVECSTCVDLYKFADVFSLNIVRKRGLQWIDRNFAEVSSGKEFCSLSVNQLTEIISHDELVVKEETTVWEAVVRWVQHSREDRLHHLPSILPHIRFNLLTPYKVLVISDHPLVKEDPGRSAIRNVVKTSNLKRRVGMDTMEMALICARRNRFDPREGNEVLWMNPGEGKYIRCDYNISPFEGTVTSDNDIYVLVAESRKKISLFKYNHVGNEWEKKSTVRKEPENVQTTDLTSDYLMVINGHLFCLTGTYSVVVLKKYNQHTNKWHTCSTPGHDGRLAGFAALSCNQHIYLLTETELHCYDPKEDHWCKKTPPDNSPDIYSAVALGTEIFCCFYTGDDLNKTIVYDTEADQWHELSGRLNTVFDISNVVLFVLENKLHAVVEGEIDTDEFTDVWRTQVCVYDRCEGVWREISVLPDRRWNLNPLMLPVARMHLYLNTSHADTQVAANPEGAHAV; encoded by the exons atggcggccaacacAACCCGACGGCACAGATCTCGATATCGGTTATCTACCATACAGCTACACTATCTGGGTAATCAGAGTACGGGGAAGTGCAacgtcatcaacatggctgccgcagaCCAAGAACCCCACGCTAGCGCTGTTCGTCCTCGTTCCTACCACGACAAGGGCCATCTGCACGGGTTCCTTGGAGCTGTGGATgacttacagaaggctggggtgctTCAGGATGTCATCCTTGAAGTCGAGGGCCggcggtttccctgccatcgacttgttctgtccgcggccagcccctacttcagggccatgtttacaagtgacatggcggaaagtcgaCAGAAGACGGTTGTTTTGCAG GGTTTGGATGCAGGCATGTTTGGGGAGATCTtgagttacatctactcgggaaccctccatgtgtccctggacaaagtgcagctcctgtaccaggcagccgacctcctccaactggactatgtgagagacacctgcagcagctacatggccaCGAACGTGGAATGCTCCACCTGTGTGGACCTGTATAAGTTTGCTGATGTCTTCTCCTTGAACATTGTCCGGAAACGTGGTCTGCAATGGATCGATAGAAACTTTGCAGAG GTTTCCTCCGGCAaggagttctgcagcctgagtgtgaatcagctgactgagatcatcagccacgatgagctggTTGTaaaagaggagacaacagtgtgggaggctgtggtgagatgggtgcagcacagcagggaggacag ACTGCACCATctacccagcatcctccctcacatccgcttcaacctgctgacccCGTACAAGGTATTGGTCATCTCAGATCACCCCCTGGTCAAGGAGGATCCTGGGAGATCTGCCATCAGGAACGTGGTGAAGACTTCCAACCTGAAGCGGAGAGTTGGAATGGACACAATGGAAATGGCTTTGATTTGTGCTAGAAG AAATAGATTTGACCCCCGTGAAGGTAATGAGGTGCTGTGGATGAACCCTGGGGAAGGGAAGTACATCAGGTGCGACTACAACATATCTCCATTTGAAGGAACAGTTACAAGTGATAATGACATCTACGTCCTAGTAGCAGAGTCCCGCAAAAAGATTTCCCTGTTCAAGTACAACCATGTGGGGAACGAATGGGAAAAAAAGTCTACAGTACGTAAGGAACcagaaaatgtacaaacaaCTGATTTGACATCTGACTACCTTATGGTAATCAATGGACATCTTTTTTGCCTGACTGGGACATATTCAGTGGTGGTATTGAAGAAATACAACCAGCACACAAACAAATGGCACACATGTTCGACACCTGGACATGACGGGCGGTTGGCAGGCTTTGCGGCACTGTCCTGCAATCAGCACATCTATCTCCTCACAGAGACAGAACTGCATTGTTATGACCCAAAGGAGGATCACTGGTGCAAGAAAACCCCACCAGACAACAGTCCTGACATCTACAGTGCAGTTGCCCTTGGAACAGAGATCTTCTGCTGCTTCTACACAGGCGATGACCTCAACAAGACGATAGTGTACGACACAGAGGCAGACCAGTGGCATGAGCTTTCAGGGAGGCTGAACACagtttttgacatttcaaacgTTGTTCTCTTTGTGCTCGAAAACAAGCTGCATGCAGTGGTGGAAGGCGAGATTGACACAGACGAGTTCACAGACGTTTGGCGGACGCAGGTGTGCGTGTATGACAGGTGTGAAGGTGTTTGGAGAGAAATATCTGTCCTACCTGACAGGCGTTGGAATTTGAATCCTCTTATGTTACCAGTGGCTCGCATGCACCTATATCTTAACACCAGCCATGCCGACACACAGGTTGCAGCAAACCCAGAGGGCGCACATGCTGTATAA
- the LOC136429202 gene encoding fibropellin-1-like gives MYSAKDIDNCASDPCPFDGQVCVDFTDAYACICPPGTGSCATDFVFHNVVEQDKCYHFSKFPWTHQDAVANCAEIGGQQPDMKEPREHQWIVEYLQTEIGTSSWTALKTPPPSLVQSYASAPFAQPQWIVPDVYGPFDLCVMLDSTNNYTGKYVACTERYGFICTTAAAPCSPNVCQNGGNCTFCFSGFGAYSSFGSFFQCACPSGYTGTFCDADIDECLSSPCQHGGTCHDQIDSYSCQCGLGYAGDSCEIDQDLCAIYPCPDPLVCVETGDFISCHLPHPMARLAPARCGPSSCPTGWTCQEAGRDAYSCIP, from the exons atgtacAGTGCCAAAG ACATCGACAACTGTGCGAGCGATCCCTGTCCATTTGATGGTCAAGTTTGTGTGGACTTTACAGACGCCTACGCCTGCATTTGTCCGCCTGGCACAGGCAGCTGTGCAACAG ATTTCGTTTTCCACAATGTGGTGGAGCAAGATAAGTGCTACCATTTCTCGAAGTTCCCCTGGACCCACCAAGACGCCGTCGCAAACTGTGCCGAGATAGGAGGTCAACAACCGGACATGAAGGAACCCCGTGAACACCAGTGGATCGTCGAGTACCTTCAGACGGAGATCGGCACGTCCTCCTGGACGGCACTGAAAACCCCGCCGCCGTCTCTGGTCCAGAGCTATGCTTCTGCACCGTTTG CCCAGCCCCAATGGATTGTACCCGACGTCTATGGCCCGTTCGACTTATGTGTAATGCTGGACAGCACGAACAACTATACAGGGAAGTACGTCGCGTGTACTGAACGTTATGGCTTCATCTGCACGACTG CCGCGGCACCCTGCAGCCCAAACGTGTGTCAGAATGGCGGGAACTGCACATTCTGCTTCTCAGGTTTCGGCGCCTACAGCAGTTTCGGAAGCTTCTTCCAGTGCGCCTGCCCATCCGGATACACGGGGACATTCTGCGATGCAG ACATTGACGAGTGCCTGTCCTCCCCgtgccaacatggcggcacTTGCCACGACCAGATCGACTCCTACAGCTGCCAGTGCGGGCTCGGATACGCTGGGGACTCCTGTGAGATCG ACCAAGACCTGTGCGCCATTTATCCCTGCCCCGACCCACTGGTGTGTGTGGAAACAGGCGACTTCATCTCCTGCCATC TTCCCCACCCCATGGCGCGACTGGCGCCTGCTCGCTGCGGCCCATCGTCCTGCCCTACCGGCTGGACCTGTCAGGAGGCGGGAAGAGACGCCTACTCCTGCATCCCATGA
- the LOC136429203 gene encoding uncharacterized protein has protein sequence MVYLAFSNSETVRLATLEGFSFYKVRVSGPVTNANVRATCEAAGLGFPCHYRHETACGISLYWSPACTGIVFSKDDDFTCTTVQFLSYALCGTAASYRCPPLDHTFVYIPLSVHNDSAWGTDVGAAAWPVNGADYSDMFALCVGNYLHSITLYKL, from the exons atggtttacctggcattctccaaca GTGAGACGGTTCGTTTGGCGACATTGGAGGGATTCAGCTTCTACAAAGTTCGCGTCAGCGGCCCCGTGACCAACGCCAACGTGAGGGCCACGTGTGAGGCGGCGGGGCTGGGCTTCCCCTGTCACTACCGCCACGAGACGGCGTGCGGCATCAGTCTCTACTGGTCGCCAGCCTGCACCGGGATCGTCTTCAG CAAAGACGACGATTTCACCTGCACCACCGTCCAATTCCTGTCGTACGCCCTGTGCGGAACCGCCGCCTCGTACCGCTGCCCCCCGCTGGACCACACGTTCGTGTACATCCCCCTGTCCGTTCACAACGACAGCGCCTGGGGGACCGACGTCGGCGCCGCCGCCTGGCCTGTCAACGGGGCCGACTACTCCGATATGTTCGCCCTGTGCGTAGGTAACTATCTGCATTctattacattgtacaagcttTGA